The nucleotide window CCTGATCAACCTCCTCATCCGTCACTGCTGCACGCAATTTTTGGATCGCCTGCTTGCTCGATGCCTCAAAAGCACTATCGGTTTCAGCGCCCGGTTTTTTATGGGGATGCAACCACCACTGCGTATCCAACACAACAATAGATAAGTTCAACTTTTCGTTACCCGCTTTTACCACGGCCGGACCTGGTTGCCCATTATCCGGGAGAAACACATTACCTCGATTTAGTGACTCTTCTACAAAACGTTCTTGTCGTTGAAGATATTCCAAGCCCTCTCGGCTGCTTGATTTCCAGTCGTGATTTCCGGCCAAAAACACAACTTGTCCCGCATAATTTTCTACCGTTTTAAACTGTGCCTGCAAAAACATTTCCGATTCTGTCCGTCTCCGGTGACCTTCTGGTGGCAAACCATGTGGATACACGTTGTCCCCTAAAAAGATTACCGCACTCTGTTCGCCCGCTTCTTGAAGCTGCTCGCGCAGAATAGCTAAACTTGGTTCGAGCGGATCGAGTGAAGAATCACCCGCATCCCCTACTAAGAACACAGAATATATTCGTTCACTTTCATCAGGCTGTCTACTTTGCTCTACTACAGGCACTTCATCCACCGATGGAGGCTTTGTGGAAACACATCCACCAACAAAAGCCATAACTATAAATATGGATAATAATTTCTTCATTGTTTTGATTTCTTATTCTTCACGTTCAATTCCTACTACCCGGCTATTTCCATCTTTCAATTCAATATACACGGTGACCCTTTTATTATTCCCGACAAGCTCTTTACCAAGCGTTGTTATGTCAAAGTGCAATACATCATCCGTAAAAATGTCTCCGTTGAGCTCTACAATCATTTTCGGCTCGCTAAACGTTTCAATGACTGACAGTGAACGATTCTCTGATCTAACCTTTATTTCGTATTGATGATCCGACTCCTCAACAAGTTTGCCATCCACACTCAAATCCCTAAAAGAGAATCGAAGCTCATCTCCGTCTACGAAGACCTCAAACTTATCCAGGGGATTAATCTTCGCAAACCAGTAGCGTCCTATTTTATCACGACGTTCCATCAATATTTGAGCAACATATTCTTCGGCTTTAGGATTAGAGTATTCGCCCGTTGCTACGATGGCTTGTATATCTTCATCTGAAAAACTCATAACCTGTTTAGCTCCCCAAAACGCATCACG belongs to Fodinibius sp. Rm-B-1B1-1 and includes:
- a CDS encoding metallophosphoesterase; this encodes MKKLLSIFIVMAFVGGCVSTKPPSVDEVPVVEQSRQPDESERIYSVFLVGDAGDSSLDPLEPSLAILREQLQEAGEQSAVIFLGDNVYPHGLPPEGHRRRTESEMFLQAQFKTVENYAGQVVFLAGNHDWKSSSREGLEYLQRQERFVEESLNRGNVFLPDNGQPGPAVVKAGNEKLNLSIVVLDTQWWLHPHKKPGAETDSAFEASSKQAIQKLRAAVTDEEVDQVLVAGHHPIYSNGTNGGKFPLKTHLVPPVGGSLYVLYRNLVGTAQDISSGNYGKFKAQLASVFMERDPLIYASGHDHNLQYITFGDKRRNQYYIVSGSASVSSYVRTPESPNFGIQQKGFGVLHYYKNSIWVEFWNEKGNRLFEQQVSVQPKNIPVAK